A genomic segment from Sphingopyxis sp. DBS4 encodes:
- the grxD gene encoding Grx4 family monothiol glutaredoxin: MSDPATHDRIAKLVADHPVLLFMKGTPLFPQCGFSSRAIAMLDRLGIEYDTVDVLQDMEVRQGIKEFSDWPTIPQLYVKGEFIGGSDIMMEMWEAGELHQLMDGVPTRAE; the protein is encoded by the coding sequence ATGAGCGACCCCGCCACGCACGACCGCATTGCCAAGCTGGTCGCCGACCACCCCGTCCTGCTGTTCATGAAGGGCACGCCGCTGTTTCCCCAATGCGGCTTTTCGTCGCGCGCGATCGCGATGCTCGACCGGCTCGGCATCGAATATGACACCGTCGATGTGCTGCAGGACATGGAGGTCCGTCAGGGGATCAAGGAATTTTCCGACTGGCCGACGATCCCCCAGCTCTATGTGAAGGGCGAATTCATCGGCGGCAGCGACATCATGATGGAGATGTGGGAAGCCGGCGAACTGCACCAGTTGATGGACGGCGTTCCGACGCGGGCGGAGTAG
- a CDS encoding BolA/IbaG family iron-sulfur metabolism protein, which translates to MGMREDDLKAMIAAALPGAVVTITDLAGDNEHYSAHVVSESFRGLTRVAQHKAVYAALGGRMGGELHALQLTTAVPS; encoded by the coding sequence ATGGGAATGCGCGAAGATGATCTGAAGGCGATGATCGCGGCGGCGCTTCCGGGCGCGGTGGTGACGATCACGGACCTGGCGGGCGATAACGAGCATTATTCGGCGCATGTCGTCAGCGAATCCTTTCGCGGGCTGACCCGCGTCGCGCAGCACAAGGCGGTCTATGCCGCGCTCGGCGGACGCATGGGCGGCGAACTTCATGCCTTGCAATTGACCACCGCCGTTCCTTCATAG
- a CDS encoding DUF1476 domain-containing protein codes for MSAFDDRERAHEAKFARDQDVQFRIIARRNRLIGEWAAERMSLTPEETDAYAKAVVQADFEEAGDEDVIRKLAGDLTAAQVEISDAEIRAALNEKAAEARRQFIDSEN; via the coding sequence ATGAGCGCATTCGACGATCGTGAACGGGCCCATGAAGCGAAATTCGCACGCGACCAGGACGTGCAGTTCCGTATCATCGCGCGCCGCAACCGGCTGATCGGCGAATGGGCCGCCGAACGCATGAGCCTGACCCCCGAAGAGACCGACGCCTATGCGAAGGCGGTGGTGCAGGCCGATTTCGAGGAAGCGGGTGACGAGGATGTGATCCGCAAGCTCGCGGGCGATCTGACCGCCGCGCAGGTCGAGATCAGCGATGCCGAAATTCGTGCCGCGCTCAACGAAAAGGCGGCCGAGGCGCGCCGCCAGTTCATCGACAGCGAGAATTGA